From a single Populus trichocarpa isolate Nisqually-1 chromosome 17, P.trichocarpa_v4.1, whole genome shotgun sequence genomic region:
- the LOC18107071 gene encoding uncharacterized protein LOC18107071, translating to MARGNQREKDRERAQARNGGKGKNKDDGLTPEQRRERDAKALQEKTAKKAAQAAGGESSGGDKGNNKK from the exons ATGGCTC GCGGAAATCAAAGAGAGAAAGATCGTGAGAGAGCTCAAGCTCGTAACGGTggcaaaggaaaaaataaagacgATGGTTTGACTCCTGAACAGCGTCGTGAAAG AGACGCCAAAGCGCTGCAAGAAAAGACGGCCAAGAAGGCAGCACAGGCAGCGGGAGGGGAATCCTCGGGCGGAGATAAAGggaataataagaaataa